In a genomic window of Variovorax paradoxus:
- a CDS encoding MFS transporter translates to MPIALLALTLSAFAIGTTEFVIVGLIPTVAADLGIGLPSAGLLVSLYALGVAIGAPVLTALTGKLPRKALLLGLMALFTVGNLLAWKAPSYETLVAARILTGLAHGVFFSIGSTIATGLVPKEKAASAIAIMFTGLTVALVTGVPLGTFIGQHFGWRETFLAVSALGVIAFVGSWIFVPSDIRHTAPASLAQQAKVLAEPRLLLVYAKTAIGYGGSFIPFTFLAPILTDVAGFSAGAVGWVMLVYGVSVAVGNIWGGKLADRLGPIPALKIIFALLAAVLLLFNFAAPHKWFAVVAVLLWGAVAFGNVPGLQVYVVKQAERFTPQAVDVASGLNIAAFNLGIAGAAWAGGLIVTHLGLMHTPWIGALVVLVSLALTQWSGVLDRRSGIPVRASGPVPVGH, encoded by the coding sequence ATGCCCATCGCCCTACTAGCGCTAACCCTCAGCGCCTTCGCCATCGGAACCACAGAGTTCGTCATCGTTGGCCTCATCCCCACGGTCGCCGCCGATCTAGGCATCGGCCTTCCCTCCGCCGGCCTGCTGGTCAGCCTCTATGCACTGGGCGTGGCCATCGGCGCGCCGGTGCTCACCGCGCTCACGGGCAAGCTGCCGCGCAAGGCGCTGCTGCTGGGCCTGATGGCGCTGTTCACGGTCGGCAACCTGCTGGCCTGGAAGGCGCCGAGCTACGAAACGCTGGTGGCCGCGCGCATCCTCACGGGGCTGGCGCACGGGGTGTTCTTCTCGATCGGCTCGACCATCGCCACCGGCCTGGTGCCCAAGGAAAAGGCGGCCAGCGCAATCGCGATCATGTTCACGGGCCTCACGGTGGCGCTGGTCACGGGCGTGCCGCTGGGCACCTTCATCGGGCAGCACTTCGGCTGGCGTGAAACCTTCCTCGCGGTGTCGGCGCTCGGCGTGATCGCCTTCGTGGGCAGCTGGATCTTCGTGCCCAGCGACATCCGCCACACGGCGCCGGCCTCGCTGGCGCAGCAGGCCAAGGTGCTGGCCGAGCCGCGCCTGCTGCTCGTGTATGCCAAGACGGCCATCGGCTACGGCGGCTCGTTCATTCCCTTCACCTTTCTCGCGCCGATCCTCACCGACGTGGCCGGCTTCAGCGCGGGCGCGGTGGGCTGGGTGATGCTGGTCTACGGCGTGTCGGTGGCGGTGGGCAACATCTGGGGCGGCAAGCTGGCCGACCGGCTGGGCCCGATCCCGGCGCTGAAGATCATCTTCGCGCTGCTGGCCGCGGTGCTGCTGCTGTTCAACTTCGCGGCGCCGCACAAGTGGTTTGCCGTGGTGGCGGTGCTGCTGTGGGGCGCGGTGGCCTTCGGCAACGTGCCGGGCCTGCAGGTCTACGTGGTGAAGCAGGCCGAACGCTTCACGCCGCAGGCGGTCGACGTGGCCTCGGGCCTGAACATCGCGGCCTTCAACCTCGGCATTGCCGGCGCGGCCTGGGCCGGCGGCCTGATCGTCACGCACCTCGGCCTGATGCACACGCCCTGGATCGGCGCGCTGGTGGTGCTGGTGTCGCTGGCGCTCACGCAGTGGAGCGGCGTGCTCGACCGCCGCAGCGGCATCCCGGTGCGCGCCTCGGGGCCGG
- a CDS encoding AAA family ATPase: MSKLKSIKIKRFKHLDEFDLEVEDTTLLIGANNAGKSSALQALHFAVAVAQTAKLIGDGVKWGGDKFELSFNPAQLLYSPVADVLSLAYGGNLIESAAQQIEISITLDDGANCFLTIKRGRNRNIQVALRGRTVGERLMDLRQPFTIYAPGLAGIAKEERYMSPGVVRRVVARGDANLVLRNVLLMLQAEDRREKNALTARLKAEHQKALEAYIKKQGPAPKPWFFEVHSHRGPWTQFLSDMRKLFPGLNVEIKFDSDRDETINVYFQQPGGLILPIDAAGTSILQSSQILAYIALFKPQVLILDEPDSHLHPNNQRALCNLITQLAATRGFRALISTHSRHVLDSLRDRAKVIWMSSGKKIEYDAVTTAAMLLELGALDAMDYFANGHLKCLFATEDSKPESLQALQALLSANGFPLKEVEIRPYSGCSKLDAAKVLRNFLRDKAPNVRFVLHRDGDYMDEVAVQKIEKSLIDIDAYPFVTRCSDVEGYFLNAAHISELNPDISSERALELIELATGAAKDRSIEALINIRTEAAIKKRNGGPPHNAGELAATAYKDYEENPEKWRRGKRVLSELRGLLNKELKSHPKILVATKHLAVPELQKIKAAIWPLKN; the protein is encoded by the coding sequence ATGTCAAAACTTAAATCGATAAAAATAAAAAGATTTAAACACCTCGACGAGTTTGACCTAGAGGTTGAGGATACAACTTTATTGATTGGTGCCAATAATGCGGGAAAAAGCTCAGCGCTCCAAGCCCTACATTTTGCAGTTGCAGTCGCTCAGACGGCAAAGTTAATTGGCGATGGTGTTAAATGGGGCGGCGATAAGTTCGAACTTTCTTTTAATCCGGCGCAACTGCTTTACTCTCCCGTTGCAGATGTGCTCTCGCTTGCGTATGGCGGAAATTTAATTGAATCTGCTGCGCAGCAAATTGAAATCTCCATCACTCTTGATGATGGGGCAAATTGCTTTTTGACAATCAAAAGAGGTCGAAACAGAAATATTCAAGTCGCACTGCGAGGGCGCACGGTGGGAGAGCGACTGATGGATTTACGACAACCCTTCACCATTTATGCGCCAGGCTTAGCTGGTATTGCCAAAGAAGAACGATACATGTCGCCAGGGGTGGTTCGAAGAGTTGTGGCTCGCGGAGATGCGAATTTGGTTTTGAGGAATGTTCTTTTGATGCTTCAGGCAGAAGATCGGCGCGAGAAAAATGCCCTCACCGCGCGATTGAAAGCGGAGCATCAAAAGGCTCTCGAAGCCTATATTAAAAAACAAGGTCCTGCGCCAAAGCCGTGGTTTTTTGAGGTTCACTCTCACAGAGGGCCTTGGACGCAATTTCTCAGTGATATGCGAAAATTGTTTCCGGGTTTGAATGTGGAAATAAAATTCGATTCAGATCGAGACGAGACAATTAACGTATATTTTCAACAGCCTGGTGGTCTGATACTTCCAATTGATGCGGCGGGAACATCGATTTTACAGTCCAGCCAAATATTGGCTTACATCGCGCTATTCAAACCTCAGGTTTTGATATTGGATGAGCCGGACTCCCATTTGCATCCCAACAATCAACGTGCTCTTTGCAATTTGATTACGCAGCTGGCTGCAACGAGAGGCTTTAGAGCACTTATCAGCACTCACTCTAGGCATGTACTTGACAGCTTGCGCGATCGAGCAAAAGTAATTTGGATGAGTTCGGGGAAAAAGATTGAATATGATGCTGTTACCACTGCGGCAATGCTTTTGGAGTTGGGTGCATTAGATGCGATGGATTATTTTGCAAACGGTCATTTGAAATGTCTTTTTGCAACTGAAGATAGTAAGCCTGAATCTCTTCAGGCTCTGCAGGCACTTTTGTCGGCAAATGGATTTCCTCTAAAAGAAGTTGAAATTAGACCTTATTCGGGGTGCTCGAAGTTGGATGCGGCAAAGGTGTTGCGGAATTTCTTGCGCGATAAAGCTCCAAATGTTCGTTTTGTGCTGCATCGCGATGGGGATTACATGGATGAAGTCGCAGTGCAGAAAATTGAGAAAAGCCTAATCGATATTGATGCGTACCCCTTTGTTACTCGTTGCAGTGATGTGGAAGGATATTTTCTCAACGCCGCACATATTTCCGAGCTTAATCCTGATATTTCTTCGGAGAGGGCGTTGGAGCTGATAGAGCTGGCTACAGGTGCCGCCAAAGATAGATCAATAGAGGCTTTGATAAATATTAGAACCGAGGCGGCAATCAAGAAGAGAAATGGAGGGCCACCGCACAATGCTGGAGAATTGGCCGCCACAGCTTATAAGGATTATGAGGAAAATCCTGAGAAATGGCGGAGAGGTAAGCGAGTTTTGAGTGAGTTAAGGGGGTTGTTGAATAAAGAGCTGAAGTCGCATCCAAAAATCTTAGTGGCCACCAAGCATCTTGCCGTACCTGAATTGCAAAAAATCAAGGCCGCAATCTGGCCTTTAAAAAATTAA